The Polyangium aurulentum genomic interval GCAACGAGCTCCTCGCGAAAGCCGAGCTCTACCGCGGCGTGCTTGCGGGCATCTCCGACAAGATCGCCACGAAAGTCAGGGACGTGCAGGAGAAGTTCCAGCGGCAGCTCGCGGGCGGCGGGGGTGGCCCGTCCTTCGACATCCCGATCGTCGAAGACTGAGCTGGAGCTGCTCGACAAACCGGCCCCGTTTCGGGTGACACCGAGGCGGGGCGCCGCCGCGACATTATGCCGTCGCGGAAAACCAGCATGAAGAAAAACGGATCCATCGATATCGGCTCCGTCCGCGCCCGGTTCCGCACCGTGCGTGACGGTCTCAACGCGGCCTTCCGCGAGCGCGAGGACGCGATCGAGTGCATCATCCTCGCCGCGCTCTCGCAGAGCCACGCCCTGCTCGTCGGGCCTCCCGGCACGGCGAAGAGCGCGCTCTTCTTCGGCTTCCTCGCCTCCTTCACGGACGCGCGTAAGTTCCAGACGCTCGTCACGAAGTTCGGCACGGAGGACGAATACTTCGGCCCGGTGAAGCTCTCGGCGCTGAAGAACGACCAGTGGGAGAGGAACCTGGATGGCCGCCTCGCGGCCGTCGAGTGCGCCTTCCTCGACGAGGTCTTCAAGGGCTCCGACAGCGTGCTCAATGCCTTCCTGAGCGCGATGAACGAGCGGCTCTACAAGGGGAGTCCCATTCCCCTGCGGCTGCTCGTCGGAGCGTCGAACGAGCTGCCCGAGGAGGAGATCCTCGCGGCCATCTACGACCGCTTCCTGCTGCGCGACGTGGTCGAGTACGTTCAGGCGGACGCCACCTGGATGAACCTCGTCGCCTCGCCGCCGGAGTACAAGCCGGCCGCGCAGATCACGCTCGCCGAGTGGGAGGCGGCGGCCAAGGAGGCGCAGCGGGTCGAGCTGCCCCAGCGCGTCGTCGAGGAGATGCTGCGGCTTCGCACGGCGCTCAAAGCAGATGGCCTGGTCCTCTCGGATCGGCGCTGGATTGCGCTCACGCGTGTGCTCAAGGCAGCGGCGTGGCTCGACGACGCGCAGGCCGTCGAGCTCGATCACCTCCTCGTCCTGAAATACGGCCTCTGGAACAAGCCCGAGGACCGTGCCCGGGTCGTGGCCGTGCTGCAGACGGTGGACCGCTCCGTCGTCGCGCAGGCCATTGATGTCGTCGATGAGGCGCTCAAGGCGTACGCCAATCGGCCCACGGATCTGGCGGCCTATCAGGCGGCTCTCCCGGGGCTCGCGGACAAGGTCACGGAGGCGGGCAAGCGCGTGCAGGACATGCTGAAGAACGGCGTGTCGCGCCGCGCCCACGCGCGCATCCAGCCCAAGCTCGACGAGCTGAAGAAGGCCCACGACGCGCTCACGGGCGACCTCTCGAAGCGCTACCAGCTCCCGTAGGCCATGGGCTCCTTCCTGCAAGCGAGGCGCCGGCATCTCACGCTCAAAGAGGCTTCCCTCGAGAACGCGGAGAAGGCCGGCGACCTCTGGAATGCAATCGTGGGTCTCGGCAGGGATCCCCCTGCGAGAACCTTCGCGGAGGCCGTGCGCGACACGGTGCCGCCCGAGCACATGGCCTTCCTCGCGCTCGACGAGGTCGGCGCGGCCTACGCGTTCGACCTCATGTGGAAGGCGGGGAAAGACGTGTCGGACGGGGCCTCGGCCTTCGAGATGCGCAGCGCCGCGCGTGAGCAGTGGGCGGCGTTCGACAAGAAGGCGAAGCAGGCCAAGCACGTCTCCGATGGCTTCGGCTGGGACCTCGCCACGGCCTGGGCGCAGGTGCGTGAAGTTGAAACCACGCAGGGGAACATGGACCAGGTCGAGCGCATTGCTCGGCTCGCGGGTCGCATGTTCGCCTCGCTGCGTGGTGCGCACGCGACGAAGGTCCACGGGGTCTCGGGCGAGGTGTACTCGGTCGAACAGGGCAATGACGTCGCCCGGCTTCTGCCGGCGGAGACGGTGCTCCTGACCGATCCCCAGCTCGAGATCGTGGCCCTCGAGCGAATCGCGTCCCGCCGTGCGGCGCAGTATGCCGTACGGGGGACGACGAAGAAGTCGAAGGGCCCGCTCGTGCTCGCGCTCGATGAATCGGGCAGCATGCACGGGATCCGGAACGAGTGGGCGAAGGCCGCTGCGGTGGCGCTCGCCCGCGTCGCCTCGGAGGAGAAGCGGCCCGTGGCCGTGGTCCATTACGCGACCTCGAACGTCGTGCAGACCGTGAAGCCGAACGACACCGCCGGGGTCGTGAAGATGATCCTTCACTTCCTCAGCGGCGGAACGGCCATCGGGCTGGCTCTCGGCGTTGCAGTGGACCAGGTGAAGGCGCTTGCGCAAAAGGGCCAGCGCGGCGCCGACATCGTCCTCGTCACGGACGGCATCGACCGTAACGAGGAGGAGCAGAAGAAGTCGGTCGAGGAGGCGTCGGCCATCGGCGCGCGGCTCTGGACCGTCGCGATCGAGTGCTCCATCGCGGAGGACTCGCCGCTGCGGAACAAGGCTGCGCACTACACCGAGCTGAACGACAGGTCGATGACCGAGGGCTCGAGCATCAACGTGCTCGCGGGGGCAGCGTGAGCAACGAGGAAAGGGAGGCGGAGGACGGGTTTGCCGTCATCTCCGCTTACACCCGTGCGCAGGCGCTTGCCGACGGCGTACTCGTCGATGCCAGCGAGCTCGCGAAGCAGTGCGGGATCAAAGCGCCCGTGGCCCTGACGCGCGCCGTCTGGAATCGCTACGTGGAACTGACCCCGGCCGCCGAGCAGGCGGGGAACGATGAGACTGGCAGGACCTGGGACATCCTCT includes:
- a CDS encoding AAA family ATPase translates to MKKNGSIDIGSVRARFRTVRDGLNAAFREREDAIECIILAALSQSHALLVGPPGTAKSALFFGFLASFTDARKFQTLVTKFGTEDEYFGPVKLSALKNDQWERNLDGRLAAVECAFLDEVFKGSDSVLNAFLSAMNERLYKGSPIPLRLLVGASNELPEEEILAAIYDRFLLRDVVEYVQADATWMNLVASPPEYKPAAQITLAEWEAAAKEAQRVELPQRVVEEMLRLRTALKADGLVLSDRRWIALTRVLKAAAWLDDAQAVELDHLLVLKYGLWNKPEDRARVVAVLQTVDRSVVAQAIDVVDEALKAYANRPTDLAAYQAALPGLADKVTEAGKRVQDMLKNGVSRRAHARIQPKLDELKKAHDALTGDLSKRYQLP
- a CDS encoding vWA domain-containing protein, which codes for MGSFLQARRRHLTLKEASLENAEKAGDLWNAIVGLGRDPPARTFAEAVRDTVPPEHMAFLALDEVGAAYAFDLMWKAGKDVSDGASAFEMRSAAREQWAAFDKKAKQAKHVSDGFGWDLATAWAQVREVETTQGNMDQVERIARLAGRMFASLRGAHATKVHGVSGEVYSVEQGNDVARLLPAETVLLTDPQLEIVALERIASRRAAQYAVRGTTKKSKGPLVLALDESGSMHGIRNEWAKAAAVALARVASEEKRPVAVVHYATSNVVQTVKPNDTAGVVKMILHFLSGGTAIGLALGVAVDQVKALAQKGQRGADIVLVTDGIDRNEEEQKKSVEEASAIGARLWTVAIECSIAEDSPLRNKAAHYTELNDRSMTEGSSINVLAGAA
- a CDS encoding DUF6573 family protein, which produces MSNEEREAEDGFAVISAYTRAQALADGVLVDASELAKQCGIKAPVALTRAVWNRYVELTPAAEQAGNDETGRTWDILWMFYCAAVKNPNEAEIRYTLRVVTDSVRPSLVELKAMIGPGNDGEAVITILLPEED